Proteins from one Fibrobacter sp. UWR3 genomic window:
- a CDS encoding diaminopimelate dehydrogenase, which yields MAKIAILGYGNLGRGVECAVKQAPDMELVAVFTRRDPATVKIQTAGVPVLNVSEMEAWKGKVDLLIICGGSATDLPVLTPKYAAMFNVIDSFDTHAKIPQHFAAVDAAAKSAGNIAMISVGWDPGMFSLNRVYAQSILPEGKDYTFWGKGVSQGHSDAVRRIKGVKNAKQYTCPVEAALEAVRSGSMPELTSRQKHTRLVYVVAEEGADKAYIENAIKTMPNYFDEYDTTVNFISEEEFNKNHSGLAHGGFVIRTGKTGMNLEHTHVIEYSLKLDSNPEFTTSVLVAYARAALRMKANGVTGCKTVLDVPPAYLSTLSDEELRAHCL from the coding sequence ATGGCAAAGATTGCTATTCTCGGTTACGGTAACCTGGGCCGCGGTGTGGAATGCGCCGTGAAGCAGGCTCCGGATATGGAACTCGTCGCTGTTTTCACCCGTCGCGACCCCGCTACGGTCAAGATCCAGACGGCGGGCGTTCCGGTGCTGAACGTCTCTGAAATGGAAGCCTGGAAAGGCAAGGTGGACCTGCTCATCATCTGTGGCGGTTCCGCGACCGACCTGCCGGTGCTCACCCCGAAGTATGCCGCCATGTTCAACGTGATCGATTCCTTCGACACGCACGCCAAGATTCCGCAGCACTTCGCCGCCGTCGACGCTGCCGCCAAGTCTGCCGGCAACATCGCGATGATTTCTGTGGGTTGGGACCCGGGCATGTTCAGCCTGAACCGCGTGTACGCCCAGTCCATCCTTCCGGAAGGCAAGGACTACACGTTCTGGGGCAAGGGCGTTAGCCAGGGCCACAGCGACGCCGTCCGCCGCATCAAGGGCGTGAAGAACGCGAAGCAGTACACCTGCCCGGTGGAAGCGGCTCTCGAAGCCGTGCGTAGCGGTTCCATGCCGGAACTCACCAGCCGCCAGAAGCACACGCGCCTGGTTTACGTGGTGGCCGAAGAAGGTGCCGACAAGGCCTACATCGAAAACGCCATCAAGACGATGCCGAACTACTTCGATGAATACGACACCACGGTGAACTTCATCAGCGAAGAAGAATTCAACAAGAACCACAGCGGGCTCGCTCACGGCGGTTTCGTGATTCGTACCGGCAAGACCGGCATGAACTTGGAACACACCCACGTGATTGAATACAGCCTCAAGCTCGATTCCAACCCGGAATTCACGACCAGCGTTCTCGTGGCTTACGCCCGCGCGGCTCTGCGTATGAAGGCTAACGGAGTGACCGGTTGCAAGACCGTTCTCGACGTGCCGCCTGCATACCTCAGCACTCTGAGTGATGAAGAATTAAGGGCTCACTGCTTGTAA
- the tsaE gene encoding tRNA (adenosine(37)-N6)-threonylcarbamoyltransferase complex ATPase subunit type 1 TsaE, which produces MIFNSEEETYNWAVEFGKSLKAGDMVALYGNLGAGKTVMSRGICKGLGFEGSVCSPTYTILHEYPNDPPLFHFDLYRLEPGAELYEVGFDHDYLSRGVTLIEWPERLDGQTYDVTYKINIEIVSENVREVTVEKWES; this is translated from the coding sequence ATGATTTTTAACAGCGAAGAAGAGACGTACAACTGGGCCGTGGAATTCGGGAAGTCGCTCAAGGCGGGTGACATGGTCGCGCTGTACGGGAACCTCGGCGCGGGCAAGACAGTGATGAGCCGCGGGATATGCAAGGGCCTCGGGTTCGAAGGCTCGGTCTGCTCCCCCACCTACACCATTCTGCACGAATACCCGAACGACCCGCCACTCTTCCACTTCGACCTTTACCGCCTGGAACCGGGTGCGGAACTGTACGAGGTCGGGTTCGACCACGACTACCTTTCCAGGGGCGTCACGCTAATCGAATGGCCGGAAAGGCTTGACGGGCAGACGTACGATGTCACGTATAAGATTAACATCGAGATTGTCTCGGAAAACGTCCGCGAAGTGACCGTCGAAAAATGGGAATCGTAG
- a CDS encoding NAD(P)-dependent oxidoreductase, translating into MRVFVTGGTGFIGHYVVKALLERGHDVVIATRHPNKVPSLAAKPNVSFVEASLTDFDKMGEGLKGCDACIHIALGWGETPSTMLMNDTRATVMLLEMAAKAGCKKFIQTSSTAAMGRMRPVMREVTSNLPMDLYGATKAAGEAYVLGFRQGYGKNFPHVTMQRNIIRPGYTFGNPAFPDGCSQPDRRFFDMARAVKDDRDIEIVKNDGTQFIHASQQAELYMKVLESDKNEEIFLGLGEVWMSWKEIAEMMISLKPGCKSKIVEKDLGWGDDPMLFDVSKIKDQFGLAFDAHDFMMDHVKWTYEQA; encoded by the coding sequence ATGCGTGTTTTCGTTACCGGCGGAACAGGTTTTATCGGTCACTACGTTGTAAAGGCGCTTCTCGAACGGGGGCACGATGTCGTTATCGCGACCCGCCACCCGAACAAGGTGCCCTCGCTTGCGGCAAAACCCAACGTGAGCTTTGTCGAGGCCTCACTTACCGATTTCGACAAGATGGGCGAAGGCCTCAAGGGCTGTGACGCCTGCATCCACATTGCGCTTGGCTGGGGCGAAACCCCGAGCACCATGCTCATGAACGACACGCGCGCGACAGTAATGCTTTTGGAAATGGCGGCAAAGGCCGGTTGCAAGAAGTTCATCCAGACGAGCAGCACCGCCGCGATGGGCCGCATGCGCCCGGTGATGCGCGAAGTTACGAGCAACCTTCCGATGGACCTGTACGGTGCCACCAAGGCGGCGGGCGAGGCCTACGTGCTCGGTTTCCGCCAGGGCTACGGCAAGAACTTCCCGCATGTCACCATGCAGAGGAACATCATCCGCCCGGGCTACACCTTCGGTAACCCCGCTTTCCCCGACGGCTGTTCCCAGCCCGACCGCCGCTTCTTCGACATGGCCCGCGCCGTGAAGGATGACCGCGATATCGAGATTGTCAAGAACGACGGCACGCAGTTCATACACGCGAGCCAGCAGGCAGAACTCTACATGAAGGTCCTCGAGAGCGACAAGAACGAAGAAATCTTCCTCGGCCTGGGCGAGGTCTGGATGAGCTGGAAGGAAATCGCAGAGATGATGATTTCCCTGAAGCCCGGCTGCAAGTCGAAGATTGTGGAGAAGGACCTCGGCTGGGGCGACGACCCGATGCTCTTTGACGTGAGCAAGATTAAGGACCAGTTTGGCCTTGCCTTCGATGCGCACGATTTTATGATGGACCACGTGAAGTGGACCTACGAGCAGGCGTAA
- a CDS encoding TrpB-like pyridoxal phosphate-dependent enzyme — protein MRNSLKLDGPVKTYLDENELPKAWYNVRADMKKKPAPLLNPSTGKPVTFEDLQPVFCDELIKQELDNDTAYFEIPEDILTFYKMYRPSPLVRAYFLEQALGTPAHIYYKFEGNNTSGSHKLNSAIAQAYYAKKQGLKGVTTETGAGQWGTALSMSTAFFGLDCQVYMVKVSYEQKPFRREVMRTYGASVTPSPSMTTEIGKKINAEFPGTTGSLGCAISEAVEAAVKQPGYRYVLGSVLNQVLLHQSVIGLETKAALDKLGVKADLIIGCAGGGSNLGGLISPFVGEKLRGEADYDILAVEPASCPSFTRGKYAYDFCDTGKVCPLAKMYTLGSSFIPSANHAGGLRYHGMSTILSELYDQKVIRATSVEQTKVFEAAKLFAQTEGILPAPESSHAIRATIDEALKCKENGQAKNIVFGLTGTGYFDMVAYQKFNDGEMSDYIPTDEDIAKSLAQLPKVQG, from the coding sequence ATGAGAAATTCGCTCAAGCTTGATGGTCCGGTCAAGACTTACCTCGACGAAAACGAACTCCCGAAGGCATGGTACAACGTCCGTGCCGACATGAAGAAGAAGCCCGCGCCGCTCCTGAACCCGAGTACCGGCAAGCCGGTGACCTTCGAAGACCTGCAGCCCGTGTTCTGCGACGAACTTATCAAACAGGAACTCGACAACGATACCGCCTACTTCGAAATTCCCGAAGATATTCTCACTTTCTACAAGATGTACCGCCCCTCCCCGCTCGTCCGCGCCTACTTCCTGGAACAGGCGCTCGGCACTCCGGCGCACATCTACTACAAGTTCGAAGGCAACAACACCAGCGGTAGCCACAAGCTTAACTCCGCCATCGCGCAGGCCTACTACGCCAAGAAGCAGGGCCTCAAGGGCGTGACCACCGAAACGGGTGCTGGCCAGTGGGGCACGGCACTTTCCATGTCCACCGCCTTCTTCGGACTGGACTGCCAGGTCTACATGGTGAAGGTCTCCTACGAGCAGAAGCCGTTCCGCCGCGAAGTGATGCGCACCTACGGTGCAAGCGTCACCCCGTCGCCTTCCATGACCACCGAAATCGGCAAGAAGATCAACGCCGAATTCCCGGGCACCACGGGTAGCCTCGGCTGCGCCATTTCCGAAGCTGTTGAAGCCGCCGTGAAGCAGCCGGGTTACCGCTACGTTCTCGGTTCCGTGCTGAACCAGGTGCTGCTGCACCAGTCCGTGATCGGTCTCGAAACCAAGGCTGCCCTCGACAAGCTGGGCGTGAAGGCCGACCTCATCATCGGTTGCGCCGGCGGTGGTTCCAACCTCGGTGGCCTTATCAGCCCGTTCGTCGGCGAAAAGCTCCGTGGCGAAGCCGACTACGACATTCTCGCCGTGGAACCGGCAAGCTGCCCGAGTTTCACCCGCGGCAAGTACGCCTACGACTTCTGCGATACCGGCAAGGTCTGCCCGCTCGCCAAGATGTACACGCTGGGCTCCAGCTTCATCCCGTCTGCCAACCACGCCGGTGGCCTGCGCTACCACGGCATGAGCACCATCCTCTCCGAGCTCTACGACCAGAAGGTGATTCGCGCAACGTCCGTCGAGCAGACGAAGGTGTTCGAAGCCGCCAAGCTCTTCGCCCAGACCGAAGGCATTCTCCCGGCTCCGGAATCCAGCCACGCCATCCGCGCGACAATCGACGAAGCGCTCAAGTGCAAGGAAAACGGCCAGGCGAAGAACATCGTGTTCGGCCTCACCGGCACGGGCTACTTCGACATGGTCGCCTACCAGAAGTTCAACGACGGCGAAATGAGCGACTACATCCCGACGGATGAAGACATCGCGAAGAGCCTCGCCCAGCTCCCGAAGGTTCAGGGTTAA
- a CDS encoding manganese efflux pump, which produces MGIVENIVIAIVEAMDCFAVAIATGLSKSGIRYSRALLQAVSFGVFQGVMTLLGYFLGSFAERWFSSVGTPIACTILCILGGRMIWGAIRGDSGEEEGEKIAAKNLTIANILLLSVATSIDAFAVGISFAFINANMALATSAIALASFAMGVIGYEIGRHAAKRFKTKIPEIIAGIILIAIGVKMLF; this is translated from the coding sequence ATGGGAATCGTAGAAAACATAGTTATCGCCATCGTCGAGGCCATGGACTGCTTTGCCGTCGCCATTGCCACCGGGCTTTCCAAGTCGGGCATCCGCTATAGCCGAGCGCTGCTCCAGGCGGTTAGTTTCGGCGTATTCCAGGGCGTCATGACTCTCCTCGGGTACTTTCTCGGGAGCTTCGCCGAACGCTGGTTCAGTTCCGTAGGCACGCCCATCGCCTGCACCATCCTCTGCATTCTGGGAGGCCGCATGATATGGGGCGCAATCCGCGGGGACAGCGGCGAAGAAGAAGGCGAAAAGATTGCAGCGAAGAACCTCACCATAGCAAACATATTGCTCCTTTCGGTAGCGACAAGCATCGACGCCTTTGCCGTAGGGATTTCCTTCGCGTTCATAAATGCGAACATGGCGCTTGCCACCTCCGCAATCGCACTGGCAAGTTTTGCCATGGGCGTCATCGGGTACGAGATAGGCAGGCACGCCGCCAAGCGCTTCAAAACAAAAATCCCCGAGATTATCGCGGGGATTATTCTGATTGCAATCGGCGTGAAGATGCTGTTCTAG
- a CDS encoding FISUMP domain-containing protein, with the protein MLKKFVLGSMVVVAALLGNACGDDDSSFAPRDEDSSSSICEDCDDASSSSAKSSSSVTPQSSSSETSVSSSSAKSSSSVTPKSSSSSAKSSSSSAKSSSSVSSSSAKSSSSSAQSSSSEYVPFDHSQTLAGAYKVGENAYKQFTDTRNGRSYYYITITSDYSGKSVTVMAENLNIGKMVPGADDQNNDNEIERYCYKNDTTKCDEFGGLYQWAEMMQLPSRCNTESCADLIKENHRGICPEGWRLFTYDDYVIVRGYKDEYDDGIKGLCSSWGFSGTNASGFSLTGGGLRRAAGVFDDVKTAIHWAYPQEHDYDMATVVHSAYVTASAGGETDKDKGSRKAFGYSVRCVMVEK; encoded by the coding sequence ATGCTGAAGAAGTTTGTTCTGGGGAGTATGGTTGTGGTGGCGGCGTTGCTTGGCAATGCTTGCGGCGATGACGACAGCAGTTTTGCCCCGCGTGACGAGGATTCATCTTCGTCCATTTGCGAAGACTGCGACGATGCCAGCAGCAGCTCTGCGAAATCCTCGTCGAGCGTCACACCGCAGTCGAGCAGCAGCGAGACAAGTGTGTCCAGTAGTTCAGCGAAGTCCTCGTCGAGTGTCACGCCGAAGTCGAGTAGCAGTTCAGCAAAGTCCAGTAGCAGCTCGGCGAAGTCTTCTTCGTCGGTGTCTAGCAGCTCCGCAAAATCAAGCAGCAGTTCTGCGCAATCCAGCAGTAGCGAATATGTGCCGTTCGACCACTCGCAAACGTTGGCCGGTGCTTACAAGGTCGGCGAAAATGCATACAAGCAGTTTACTGACACGCGCAATGGCCGTAGCTACTATTACATTACAATCACGTCGGATTACAGCGGGAAATCTGTCACTGTCATGGCCGAAAACCTGAACATTGGCAAAATGGTTCCAGGAGCCGATGATCAGAACAATGACAACGAAATAGAACGTTACTGTTACAAAAACGATACCACTAAGTGTGACGAGTTTGGAGGCCTTTACCAGTGGGCAGAGATGATGCAACTGCCTAGCCGCTGCAACACGGAAAGTTGTGCCGATCTTATCAAGGAAAATCATCGGGGAATTTGTCCCGAAGGCTGGCGATTGTTCACGTACGATGATTATGTGATTGTCCGAGGTTATAAGGATGAATACGATGACGGTATCAAAGGATTATGTTCGTCATGGGGCTTTAGCGGAACGAATGCGAGTGGATTCTCCCTTACGGGGGGTGGTTTGAGAAGGGCGGCGGGCGTGTTTGATGATGTAAAAACTGCAATCCATTGGGCGTATCCACAGGAGCATGATTATGATATGGCTACGGTGGTGCATTCTGCGTATGTGACAGCTTCTGCCGGAGGTGAAACTGATAAAGATAAGGGAAGTCGGAAAGCCTTTGGCTATTCCGTCCGTTGTGTGATGGTCGAAAAATAA